GAAAGAGACAAGACCATGTAACCAGTAGCTGGAGCTTCCGGAGGAGCAATTCTCAGCCCCTGGCTAAGGATGCCCACAAAGTTTGTCAGCCGGGAACCTGGTAGAAAAAGGagcatttattgtttattttacttCAAGTCTCATTCTTAAAGTCCTAACTTTCCAAACGTGAAGTGCAACTTACCATGCCAAAGAAGCATTTTATTGCCAAGTTTTTCCCTGTAGGGAGCAAACTTATCAAGCTCCCCTTCCCTTTCAAGTGAAAAGACTTCTTCGAGTTCAAGACTCCAATCCTGAGGATTTAGAAACAgttcaatatatatgtatatgtatacactccataatataaataaaaccaacCGTGTGAGTAGGGGCATGAGTAGTGAGGAGATATTTCTCAATCAAATGGTAATCTGCACTGTCACGAGGAATTGGATCAATGTCACATCTGAGTTTCTTGTACTTATCATCAAGAGATTCATCACCATCATCAACATCAAAACCAACTAATTTGGAAGCAATTTCAATGTCCTGGAGAGCTTCTAACATTTTCAACTGCCAGGGAAATAAGAGAGAATTAGTTTACTCTTTCTTTCAAAACTATTTAGAAAGGTAATAAACTTGAACAGATAAGAAAAAAATTTATGGAATTTTTTAGTCCTCTCTTTCTCTATACGTGATTTTCTCCCTTCCATATGTGCACAGACTCAATAAAAAGAGTTCATTTTTTGTATATGTGCATAGGAATCTTCTGTACACTTGCAAACTTCccaaagttgttttttttttgtccaGTGTAGTGCAATTCCCAATAGCAAGTGGATTGAAGATGAGAAGAATCAGAAACATGCACCAACAAATAATACCACCTACCTTTGACTTAAAATCATCTTCATCCCTAATAACATGTGGATGAATAGACGGGATCACAGTGAAAAACCGGTTGCTAGCATCAACAATCAAACTTTCTAACATTGAAGGATTATGATTACTGTTCTTTAATAGATTCTGTATTTCAGTCAATGCCTCAAATCCTggataaagagagagagagagagagaagaaaatcCAAAGGGCATTATAATACATTATTTTGATGCAAAAAGGATGAATATTTTTTGTACGTGAACACTAGTACACCAAAATATAATGCATCGTTTTGATGCTTACCCTTTTGAATATTATGTTTGCTCAGTTTTCCAAGTGGCATTTCAGACATATTGATTTCAAATTCCATCATGGCAGCTCTGCAAAACTTGAGTTTAGTCTCTTACACTTATAATTCAAACAAAGAAGACAAGGGGGAAGAATTATTTTGTATATAACCTGTATGTTTCAACATTGAAAAGCATCTTCATCAGTTCTGCTAATGGGGGAGCAAGTTTGCTATCCTGTTTTTGCTGATTTTTCTTTGAGACTTTTTTGTTAACACCATAATCCTAAGATTCCCAGAATCAAAAGAATAAATTACTTCTGAAATTGAGCAAGaaaaaacttagaaaaataaatgagaaaagaAATAAGACATACAATATCTAAGGGGAAAAATTTCCCTGGTTGCTTCTGAAAATTTTGTTTTTCCAGCCATGCTTCCCATGAATTGCCAGTCTTCTCACGGAATATGCGTTTAAATTCAGAGATTGCATCTGATTTTGAAAACTCTTCCAATTTCTCACCTCCAATTTTGGTGCCCACTCGACCCCATTTACGGTATACATAGCAATCCAAACTCTTATCATCTTGAATTATTTGGAGGATATAGTAACTTAATATGAAAATAAAGGAGAAGTCAGTTAACTAAATGAAAGTGAAGAGCTTAAACAGAAAGTGAAATAACACTTGAGAAATCAAATATGACATTTTAAGGAGAGATTGAAAGGTTGGAGCTAAAGATGGAATATCACAAATGCACCTGTTGACACCAGTTGATAAGTCGGACATATTCAGAGTTGTATTATAAATGCTTTTTCCATCCTCAAGGATGTGGCCTGTATCTTGCATACCAGAGGATTCATGCACTGCACTACTCCCTTTAACTTTGACGGTTATCATGCTAGAGGCCTCACCAATGGCTTCAACTTTGTAGAGATCAAATGGGAGCTTCTTCTGTTTTCCAAAGCAATTAACCAGATAATCCTCTCTAACGATTGGTAGTTTCATCCTCCTTTCAACCAAAACTTCgaaagttaaaaataaaattaaaaaaaaaaagaaagaacatACTTGAGACTAGCAAATTGCAGAATCTTTACCTCGCCTTCCTAATCTCAGCCTCTTGGTCATCCGCTGTGCCACTCACAACTAAACAGTTTGTATCTGCAGTTTGGTATATTAAGCAAAGAAATTATAGTTAGTTATCATAACCGAACATCAGTATGTGCATGCATCTGAAGCAGTCAAATGCATGTAGCTCAACAAGCACATACCTTTCTTGATCTTGGCATGAACAGCTCCACCTACACTCTCAATTTTGCTTTTCCATTCCTTCTGCAAAATCACCCTCAAACGAAAAATGAATATAACAGACTACTTTATTGAAAACAAATGGTAAGTTCTGCTCATAATAGAAAATTATATGTAAAACATACAAGAAAGAAAGGAATATCATACTATTGTTTCCTTGGGTAATCCAGAAATAGCAACTTTCAAATCTGCCAAGCGTTCACTATTGGATGACTGTGATCCACCACGAGAAGCATGGCTTCCATTTGGAGAGGAGGCTGACATTGGAGGCAGTATACGAGGTCGTTTTCCAACCTTTTGTGATTTAAACCACTGCAACCAATTGGGTAAACCTTTAGTCATTGTTTCCTATCCTGAGTATGCACAACATGAGAAATAGTCTGTTACCTTGATAAGATATTGATTATCTGTGTCTTCTGGGTTTTTCCACTTCCCTTTTATACGTTCTGGTTCACGAGTGGAGAAACTACACTTGCTCCATTCTGAAAGGTAACCTTGGCACCGGTACATACCAGCAGAGTAACGAAGAGAACCAGAACAAAGAGGACAACTAGAAAGTGCTCCAAACATCATTCCATCGGCGCTACAAAAGAAGTTCAAACTTGAGAGTTACATCAActtcaaaagaaaaaaattgtagGTAGATGAAACAACAAGATTTATGTTGTTCTAATATTCTAATAAATATTATGGGGGAAAAAGGATAAACAACTTTCGAAACCACTGAATTCTCAAGTTCACCACCAAACAACTTCTTATAAGTATCCAATTTTCAAACTCATGAATCAAGGGTAGCGATCATCTTGCACTCATATTGTTCATACAAACATGTAGAAGTTAGTTAACACAAAATCAACCCAGAAACAGCTTTTGACATTGACAGGATAGTTTAAGAACTTCCATCCAAAGACAAATATAGAAGTAAAGACAAATTCACAAAACTCCAATATAAAAGATTATGAGTCAAAATATGTGATCAATTACAAGACAAAAGTCATGATATGCGGGTACAGCAACATAAGAAACTAAATTACCAATGATCACGCAAATCAAGCTCTGATCCCGTTGAATCTTGATTGTTGGCTTGGAGCATTTCACGCAACTCAGCTGCTGTCACATGCTTTTTAAGGTCATCTTTCAGTGCCCACAGTTCTTTAGTCTGGGCCTCTAATTTAGTATCTAGATCAGACGCTTCTGAATTTTGTTCACCACCACTAGCATTCTTAACTGGTTGATGCCTGCGTGTTGACACATCCCCAGAAGATTTTGCAACTTTGGACTCCTGATTCCCAACAGCATCTTTTGTACGTTTCTTACCAGCTTTGGAAGATGATTGCTTCAGTCCATCATCTTCTTGTACTTGCTTGCCTAAACAATGGTGAAAGAAACAACATTTGAGAGAACGGCTTAGCAGTAAAAATGGATCACAAATACTCAAACTCCAATGTAAGGAATTTCATACCACTTTTCACTTTGGAAGGAACCTTTTTAATTAAGGCGAGGACAGCTTCCTGATCAGATGTGGGGAGAGTGTCCCATCCAGATAGTTTCTCCACTTGTGTAGATGGAGAAAAGTCCATGTAACAattggcatggtgccaacccaaTCCCCTAGGCCCTTGACCTTCAGGCTTCGTAGATATACGAACCTaccaacaagaatataaaaaaCCAATCCAAATTATATAACTAACAAGTAGTGATTAGTCTACAATTATAATATTGTGATTAAGAATATTTAAGATTTTACAACTGAaaataatcaaaataaaatataagcAATGGAATTCAAAATTACAAATTCCTCAGTCTGCATTAGCATCGATGAAATGTGATAACTACACTAACATGAATATAAAGTAAAACATAATATATGAAAAGTAAgatgttgtgttttctttttgaAATGACACTCAACAGTCCTCTAGTATAAGTAATTACATGTTAGTGTCAAGTTAACTAAGATCAGAAAATGTAACCATAAAAATAGCAATAACAAGCATTAGTAACCCCACCTGTCCTTTCAAGATTTTTTCACTACAGCGCTTGCAAGTGGCACGGGATGTTTGAGAAACTTCAATACCACATTCAACATTCTTGGCATCATTTGTTTCCTCGGGTGGACCAGCAGCAACACCATCCTGACCCTCCACGTATTGTCTGAGTTTCTGCTGATCTTCCCACCTAAGTTGCTCAATGCCTTCAACATCATCAACGCTG
The genomic region above belongs to Humulus lupulus chromosome 1, drHumLupu1.1, whole genome shotgun sequence and contains:
- the LOC133785318 gene encoding poly [ADP-ribose] polymerase 1, whose protein sequence is MAKLEDQKPWKVEYAKSSRSSCKTCKSTIGKEVLRLGKMVQAHQFDGLMPMWNHASCVLKKAKQIKSVDDVEGIEQLRWEDQQKLRQYVEGQDGVAAGPPEETNDAKNVECGIEVSQTSRATCKRCSEKILKGQVRISTKPEGQGPRGLGWHHANCYMDFSPSTQVEKLSGWDTLPTSDQEAVLALIKKVPSKVKSGKQVQEDDGLKQSSSKAGKKRTKDAVGNQESKVAKSSGDVSTRRHQPVKNASGGEQNSEASDLDTKLEAQTKELWALKDDLKKHVTAAELREMLQANNQDSTGSELDLRDHCADGMMFGALSSCPLCSGSLRYSAGMYRCQGYLSEWSKCSFSTREPERIKGKWKNPEDTDNQYLIKWFKSQKVGKRPRILPPMSASSPNGSHASRGGSQSSNSERLADLKVAISGLPKETIKEWKSKIESVGGAVHAKIKKDTNCLVVSGTADDQEAEIRKARRMKLPIVREDYLVNCFGKQKKLPFDLYKVEAIGEASSMITVKVKGSSAVHESSGMQDTGHILEDGKSIYNTTLNMSDLSTGVNSYYILQIIQDDKSLDCYVYRKWGRVGTKIGGEKLEEFSKSDAISEFKRIFREKTGNSWEAWLEKQNFQKQPGKFFPLDIDYGVNKKVSKKNQQKQDSKLAPPLAELMKMLFNVETYRAAMMEFEINMSEMPLGKLSKHNIQKGFEALTEIQNLLKNSNHNPSMLESLIVDASNRFFTVIPSIHPHVIRDEDDFKSKLKMLEALQDIEIASKLVGFDVDDGDESLDDKYKKLRCDIDPIPRDSADYHLIEKYLLTTHAPTHTDWSLELEEVFSLEREGELDKFAPYREKLGNKMLLWHGSRLTNFVGILSQGLRIAPPEAPATGYMFGKGVYFADLVSKSAQYCYTDRKSPVGLMLLSEVALGEVYELKKAKYMDKPPQGKHSTKGLGKKVPQQSEYVKWKDDVVVPCGKPVPSNVKASELMYNEYIVYNTAQVKMQYLLKVRFHHKR